In Coleofasciculus sp. FACHB-T130, the following proteins share a genomic window:
- a CDS encoding protealysin inhibitor emfourin, which produces MRISFERTGGFAGMRLTKVLDTTTLPANEANQLRLLVDAADFFDLPAAIASNTPQPDRFQYKLTVEENTQQHTVLVSESAVPGNLRPLLEWLMAAARRN; this is translated from the coding sequence ATGCGAATTTCTTTTGAACGGACTGGCGGCTTTGCTGGGATGCGCCTGACAAAAGTCCTTGACACTACCACTCTGCCTGCAAATGAAGCAAATCAGCTGCGCCTCCTGGTTGACGCAGCTGATTTCTTTGATTTGCCTGCCGCGATCGCTTCCAACACTCCCCAACCCGACCGCTTTCAGTACAAGCTAACGGTGGAAGAAAACACTCAGCAACATACTGTTTTAGTGAGTGAATCCGCCGTACCTGGAAACTTAAGACCGCTGCTGGAATGGCTGATGGCAGCCGCACGCAGAAATTAA
- the trxA gene encoding thioredoxin, producing the protein MATKKQFNNFQELLSGSEKPVLVDFYATWCGPCQMMVPILEQVSAQMNERLQVVKVDTDKYPNLASQYQIHALPTLVLFKNSQVVERIEGVLTAPQLIQRLEALV; encoded by the coding sequence ATGGCAACTAAAAAGCAGTTCAACAATTTCCAAGAGTTACTGTCTGGGTCTGAAAAGCCAGTGTTGGTGGATTTTTACGCGACTTGGTGCGGTCCCTGTCAGATGATGGTTCCGATTCTGGAGCAGGTGAGTGCCCAGATGAACGAACGGTTACAGGTTGTAAAAGTTGATACGGATAAATATCCAAATTTGGCGAGTCAATATCAAATTCACGCCCTGCCAACGTTGGTTTTATTTAAAAATAGTCAGGTAGTGGAGCGCATTGAGGGTGTGCTGACAGCCCCACAACTTATCCAGCGCCTAGAAGCGTTGGTTTAA
- the fabG gene encoding 3-oxoacyl-[acyl-carrier-protein] reductase → MEALPESQQRLRGQVAIVTGASRGIGRAIALDLASAGANVAINYASSSGAAEEVVSEITAAGGSAIALQADVSKADQVDALLNTVMEKWKRVDVLVNNAGITRDTLLLRMKPEDWQAVIDLNLTGVFLCTRAISKVMLKQRSGRIINISSVAGQMGNPGQANYSAAKAGVIGFTKTVAKELATRGITVNAVAPGFIATDMTSNLKSEEILKFIPLGRYGQPEEVAGLVRFLAADPAAAYITGQTLNVDGGMVMA, encoded by the coding sequence ATGGAAGCATTGCCAGAGAGCCAGCAAAGATTGCGCGGACAGGTTGCCATCGTTACCGGCGCTTCACGAGGAATTGGTCGAGCGATCGCCTTAGACTTGGCATCTGCGGGAGCCAATGTAGCGATTAACTATGCCAGTTCTAGTGGGGCAGCCGAAGAAGTTGTGAGTGAAATTACCGCAGCAGGCGGTAGCGCGATCGCCCTCCAAGCAGACGTATCCAAAGCCGATCAAGTAGACGCCCTCCTTAACACTGTGATGGAGAAGTGGAAGCGCGTTGATGTATTGGTGAATAATGCTGGAATTACACGCGATACCCTGTTGTTGCGGATGAAGCCGGAAGATTGGCAAGCTGTCATTGACCTTAACCTCACTGGCGTCTTTTTGTGTACGCGAGCCATCAGTAAGGTGATGCTGAAGCAACGCTCCGGGCGTATTATTAATATCTCATCCGTTGCCGGTCAGATGGGCAACCCCGGTCAGGCAAACTACAGCGCTGCCAAAGCGGGAGTGATTGGATTTACGAAAACCGTCGCCAAAGAACTCGCTACTCGCGGCATCACAGTAAATGCTGTTGCCCCTGGATTTATCGCCACTGATATGACAAGCAATCTCAAATCAGAGGAAATCTTAAAATTCATTCCCCTCGGTCGTTACGGTCAGCCAGAGGAGGTTGCTGGGTTAGTGCGATTCCTCGCTGCCGATCCGGCTGCCGCCTATATCACGGGTCAAACGCTCAATGTAGACGGCGGTATGGTGATGGCATAG
- a CDS encoding M4 family metallopeptidase, with product MRSPKKRAVGLQPCCDRLHPICCIVPPHMLKEVLQNGNPEQRAWAFQTLTMSEQFRGRRLTVGNISFAASAGEKRRTIFDAKNGNDLPGTLVRSEGDPPSEDAAINEAYDGSGATYDLYEEVFERNSIDNRGLRLDSTVHFGVKYDNAFWNGDQMVYGDGDGEIFERFTKAIDVIGHELTHGVTQYEANLIYYGESGALNESFSDVFGSLVKQRVLNQTAEEADWIIGEGLFTANVKGVGIRSMKAPGTAYDDPVLGKDPQPATYKDRYKGLEDNGGVHINSGIANRAFYLAAVEIGGYAWEKAGKIWYIALRDRLRSRANFKRAANTLIAVAGELYGEGSQEQNAVRKGWQEVGVI from the coding sequence ATGCGTTCACCAAAAAAAAGAGCGGTAGGGCTGCAACCTTGCTGCGATAGACTTCATCCCATTTGTTGTATCGTTCCTCCTCATATGCTCAAGGAGGTTCTCCAGAATGGCAACCCTGAGCAGCGGGCATGGGCTTTTCAAACCTTAACCATGTCAGAACAGTTTCGCGGACGACGCTTGACGGTGGGAAATATCTCGTTTGCAGCATCAGCGGGTGAGAAGCGTCGTACCATCTTTGATGCCAAAAATGGCAACGATCTACCAGGCACGTTGGTGCGGAGTGAAGGCGATCCTCCCAGCGAAGATGCCGCGATCAACGAAGCCTACGACGGATCGGGTGCGACTTATGACTTGTACGAGGAGGTATTTGAGCGGAATTCCATCGACAATCGAGGGTTGCGTTTGGACTCGACGGTTCATTTTGGCGTGAAGTATGACAACGCTTTTTGGAACGGCGACCAAATGGTCTACGGTGATGGGGATGGAGAGATTTTTGAACGCTTTACCAAGGCGATTGATGTGATTGGGCACGAGCTAACCCACGGCGTCACCCAATATGAAGCCAATCTAATCTATTACGGCGAATCTGGCGCACTGAATGAATCTTTTTCCGATGTCTTTGGTTCCCTGGTGAAACAGCGGGTTCTCAATCAGACAGCCGAAGAAGCTGACTGGATTATTGGGGAAGGGTTGTTTACCGCCAATGTTAAGGGCGTTGGGATTCGCTCAATGAAGGCACCGGGGACAGCATACGACGACCCAGTGCTAGGCAAAGACCCTCAGCCTGCAACTTATAAAGACCGCTACAAAGGGCTGGAAGATAACGGGGGCGTACATATCAACTCAGGAATTGCCAACCGTGCCTTTTATTTAGCAGCGGTGGAAATTGGCGGCTACGCCTGGGAAAAGGCTGGAAAAATCTGGTATATCGCTTTACGCGATCGCCTGCGCTCTAGAGCGAATTTTAAACGGGCTGCGAATACTCTGATCGCCGTCGCTGGAGAACTCTACGGCGAAGGCTCTCAGGAGCAGAATGCAGTCCGCAAAGGTTGGCAAGAAGTAGGAGTGATTTAA
- the psb29 gene encoding photosystem II biogenesis protein Psp29 yields MNNVRTVSDTKRTFYTLHTRPINSIYRRVVEELMVEMHLLSVNVDFRYDPIYALGVVTSFNRFMQGYRPERDKEPIFEALCRAVENEPQQYKQDAQRLEELAMRLGGKDIVAWLNPTAPSHGADDLHAAVQAIANNSPFKYSRLFAIGLFTLLEVADSDLVKDEKQRIEALKQICNALNLPEDKLLKDLELYRSNLEKMAQMQLAMEDMLKADRKKREQRGDKGVVVAPPNSSPESSVAPGTSQD; encoded by the coding sequence GTGAATAACGTCCGCACTGTATCAGACACCAAAAGAACTTTCTATACCCTACACACCCGCCCCATTAACTCCATCTACCGGCGGGTGGTAGAAGAGTTGATGGTGGAAATGCACTTGCTTTCGGTCAATGTGGACTTTCGCTACGACCCCATTTATGCATTGGGCGTGGTGACATCCTTTAACCGCTTCATGCAAGGCTATCGACCAGAACGAGATAAAGAACCGATTTTTGAAGCCCTCTGTCGAGCAGTCGAGAACGAGCCGCAACAGTACAAGCAGGATGCCCAGCGGCTGGAAGAATTAGCCATGCGTCTGGGTGGGAAGGATATCGTTGCCTGGTTAAACCCAACGGCTCCTAGTCACGGCGCTGATGACTTGCACGCTGCTGTGCAGGCGATCGCTAACAATTCTCCGTTTAAGTACAGCCGTTTGTTTGCGATTGGTTTATTTACGCTGCTGGAAGTAGCAGATTCCGATTTGGTAAAAGACGAAAAGCAGCGGATTGAGGCGCTCAAGCAAATCTGTAATGCCTTAAACCTGCCAGAAGATAAATTACTCAAAGACCTAGAGCTGTATCGCAGCAATTTGGAGAAAATGGCTCAAATGCAGCTGGCTATGGAAGATATGCTAAAAGCAGATCGAAAAAAACGCGAGCAACGTGGGGATAAAGGGGTTGTGGTGGCTCCTCCCAATAGTTCTCCAGAATCAAGCGTTGCTCCAGGCACTTCTCAAGATTAG